One genomic region from Vitis riparia cultivar Riparia Gloire de Montpellier isolate 1030 chromosome 17, EGFV_Vit.rip_1.0, whole genome shotgun sequence encodes:
- the LOC117904329 gene encoding transcription factor DICHOTOMA-like, whose product MFLSNSNGNNPISYPDQTILHAPFITDVSHNSQQEDPPSSFFYFPSPFIHYEDDAFLQHNDLIPQLQALMPDDTLADTMVNMVNSNKNSNELIGDRKQSNSVTEPIMQKRSSKRDRHSKINTARGPRDRRMRLSLEIARKFFDLQDMLGFDKASKTVEWLLIKAKSAIKELSRGVPQMKHSCSISVKSASSTSDCEELSGIDTINGDQQGSISKGKRSKCLTKERKTRQSRKNAFQPLARESREKARARARERTREKMWSRRLDESKVCAEANSHDLNHLGSISSFETGEESGSQSHNLIPSLELLPEVEEPSSNEQHHSGITEAMLDNSLVIMSKQWSPSSIFNYLNFGISQEPQFPGFQFHGKPWEAHSNQNLC is encoded by the exons ATGTTCCTCTCCAACAGCAATGGCAACAATCCCATTTCTTACCCCGACCAAACAATTCTCCATGCCCCTTTTATCACTGATGTCAGCCACAATTCTCAACAGGAAGACCCTCCGTCTTCCTTCTTCTACTTTCCGTCTCCCTTTATTCACTACGAAGATGATGCTTTTCTCCAACACAATGACCTAATACCACAACTGCAAGCCCTCATGCCTGATGATACTCTAGCTGATACTATGGTTAACATGgtaaattcaaacaaaaacagCAATGAACTAATAGGAGATCGCAAGCAAAGTAACAGTGTGACTGAGCCGATCATGCAAAAACGGTCTTCCAAGAGGGATCGGCACAGCAAGATAAATACTGCCCGAGGCCCCAGAGATCGGAGAATGAGATTGTCCCTCGAAATCGCTCGAAAGTTCTTTGATCTGCAAGACATGCTAGGCTTTGATAAAGCTAGTAAAACTGTTGAATGGTTACTAATAAAGGCCAAATCTGCCATCAAAGAACTGTCAAGAGGCGTCCCTCAGATGAAACATAGCTGCAGCATTAGCGTGAAGAGTGCATCCTCTACTTCTGATTGTGAAGAATTATCGGGAATCGACACCATTAATGGAGACCAACAGGGGAGCATCTCTAAGGGCAAGCGCTCAAAGTGTCTTACCAAAGAGAGAAAGACTAGACAGTCGCGTAAGAATGCATTTCAACCTCTTGCCAGGGAGTCGAGGGAAAAGGCAAGAGCAAGGGCAAGGGAGAGGACAAGAGAAAAGATGTGGAGTAGGAGACTTGATGAATCAAAAGTATGTGCTGAAGCAAATAGTCATGACTTGAACCACTTAGGTTCTATAAGTTCCTTCGAAACCGGGGAAGAATCTGGTTCCCAAAGTCACAACCTGATTCCATCTTTGGAGCTCCTGCCCGAGGTTGAAGAACCGAGCTCCAATGAGCAACATCATTCAGGGATTACAGAAGCCATGCTTGATAATTCTTTAGTGATTATGAGCAAGCAGTGGAGCCCATCCTCCATTTTCAATTATCTCAACTTCGGAATTTCCCAAGAG CCTCAATTTCCAGGCTTTCAATTCCATGGAAAACCATGGGAGGCCCACAGCAACCAAAATCTATGCTAA